The Campylobacter concisus DNA window CAAAGTCTTTAATACAAACATAACATCATCGTATTTTAAATTTTTGTCAGCTTTTATATAGATAGGCGAGGTTTTATCGTATTTTGTACTCATTAATGCGATATTATCAGGAAACTCAGCAAGGCTCATAGTACTCTGATCAACTCTAACTTGTCCTTGTGAATTTATAGATACTATAAGGTCTTTTTGCTTAGATGTTGAAGTTTTCGCCTTTGAACCATCCGGAAGAGTAATATCCTCTTGATATGTTATGGTTGGCATAGTAACCATTAAAATGGCTAGTAAAACAAGCATAATATCAACAAGAGGAGTTATATTTAGCTCTGGTGTCTCATCGGTAAATTTAACGGCCATTTATAGTATCTCATCATCTTTTTTAAGTGCTATCATAACATCAGCCTGACGCTCGATAACACTCATTAATTCATAAGCTTTTCTTTTTATGAGTAAGTTAAATGTATATGCTGGGATGGCAACAAAAATTCCGCAACCAGTTGCAACAAGTGCCTCTGAAATAGCTGGAGCGATAATACCAAGTGATGAACCTCCACCATTTCCAAGCTGTGAAAATGTCTCTAAAATAGAAACAACGGTTCCAAAAAGACCGATAAAAGGCGAAGTAGATGCTATTACACTTAGCCAAGTTAATCCACTTGTAGCATTTTTCTCGGCTATGCTTATACATACATTTAGCTTTTCTCTTGAGATTCTTCCATTTGCACATTTTCTCAAAGACGAATCATTTGGAATATTTTTAGCACCCATAAGCAGTGCTTCAAGTGCATTTTGCTCACGTTTTTGCCAAGCTCCAATACCAGCCATTCTTGAAAAAAGAATTGTGAAACTAACTATAAAATATATTGACAGCCAAGTTAAAACAATAATTGTAATAAAACTACTTCTTTGAATGTAATTTAAAAATAAATCTATACCGCCCACTTATCTAGTTCTCACTACATTTTCCATTTTAGATATAGTTGCTGCAAAAGCATTTGTATCACTACTCATGCTCTCTATCAAATTTCTAGCAGCTTCCAATGAATTTGCAAGCTCGCTTTCGCTATCACCAGAGACGTAAACCGCACCGTCAGCAAGTATTACTACCTTACCTTCGTCAATCTTTGCATATCCCCAGTTAATCGCAACAACATCATGTTTTTTATTTTTATGTTCTATATCTATAATACCTGCTTTTAAAAGAGATATTAATGCGGCGTGGTTTGGTAAAACACCAAACTCACCCTCGCTACCTGGAAGCACTACACTACTCACGTCATCATTAAATATCTGACCTTGAGGAGTTACGATCTCTAAATGTAATTTATCCATTACGCTTCCTTTTTAAATTTAAGCCTTAAGTTTCTCAGCTTTAGCTAAAGCCTCATCTATATTTCCAACCATATAAAATGCTGCTTCTGGTAAATGATCATATTTACCCTCTAAAATTCCCTTAAAGCCAGCGATATTTTCGTCAAGACTTACATATTTGCCAGGGCTACCTGTAAATACTTCAGCAACGAAGAATGGCTGAGATAAAAATCTCTCTATCTTTCTCGCTCTATCAACTGTTAGCTTATCTTCTTCGCTAAGCTCGTCCATACCAAGGATCGCAATAATATCTTGAAGATCTTTATATTTTTGAAGTACAGCTTGAACGCCACGAGCTACCTTATAGTGATCTGCTCCTAAAATTTGAGGATCGAGCATTCTTGATGTTGAATCAAGCGGATCAACAGCTGGATAGATACCTTTTTCTGCGATCGATCTATTAAGAACTGTCGTAGCATCAAGGTGAGCAAAAACGGTTGCAGGAGCTGGGTCAGTAAGGTCGTCTGCAGGAACGTAAACGGCTTGAACAGATGTGATCGAGCCTTTTTTAGTTGATGTAATTCTCTCTTGGAATTTACCCATCTCACTTGCAAGAGTTGGCTGATAACCAACAGCTGATGGGATACGTCCTAGCAGAGCTGACATCTCTGCACCTGATTGAGAGAAACGGAAAATGTTATCAATAAACATTAAAACGTCAAGTCCCATCTCGTCGCGGAAGTACTCAGCCATTGTAAGACCAGTTAGCGCGATACGGTTTCTTGCTCCTGGTGGCTCATTCATTTGGCCATAGCATAAGGCAACTTTATCCAAAACATTACTTTCTTTCATTTCGTGATAAAGGTCATTTCCTTCACGAGTTCTCTCACCAACGCCTGCAAATACAGAATAGCCGCTGTGTTTAAAGGCAACGTTGTGGATAAGCTCCATAATAATAACCGTTTTACCAACACCAGCACCACCAAATAGACCTACCTTACCACCCTTTGCGTAAGGAGCTAGAAGGTCAACTACCTTGATACCAGTTTCAAAAATTTCACTTTTTGTGCTTTGCTCTTCAAATGGAGGAGGATCGCGGTGGATAGACCAATGCTTATCAAAATTTATACCCTCGCCCTCGTCGATCAAATCGCCAACTACGTTAAAAATTCTACCCAAAACTTTTTCGCCAACTGGAACACTTATAGGTGCACCAAGTGCT harbors:
- a CDS encoding biopolymer transporter ExbD; its protein translation is MAVKFTDETPELNITPLVDIMLVLLAILMVTMPTITYQEDITLPDGSKAKTSTSKQKDLIVSINSQGQVRVDQSTMSLAEFPDNIALMSTKYDKTSPIYIKADKNLKYDDVMFVLKTLKGAGFNKVALETNG
- the atpC gene encoding ATP synthase F1 subunit epsilon, with amino-acid sequence MDKLHLEIVTPQGQIFNDDVSSVVLPGSEGEFGVLPNHAALISLLKAGIIDIEHKNKKHDVVAINWGYAKIDEGKVVILADGAVYVSGDSESELANSLEAARNLIESMSSDTNAFAATISKMENVVRTR
- the atpD gene encoding F0F1 ATP synthase subunit beta, which produces MKGVISQVMGPVVDVDFNDYLPKINEAIEVLFEVEGKKHKLILEVAAHLGDNRVRTIAMDMSEGLTRGLEAKALGAPISVPVGEKVLGRIFNVVGDLIDEGEGINFDKHWSIHRDPPPFEEQSTKSEIFETGIKVVDLLAPYAKGGKVGLFGGAGVGKTVIIMELIHNVAFKHSGYSVFAGVGERTREGNDLYHEMKESNVLDKVALCYGQMNEPPGARNRIALTGLTMAEYFRDEMGLDVLMFIDNIFRFSQSGAEMSALLGRIPSAVGYQPTLASEMGKFQERITSTKKGSITSVQAVYVPADDLTDPAPATVFAHLDATTVLNRSIAEKGIYPAVDPLDSTSRMLDPQILGADHYKVARGVQAVLQKYKDLQDIIAILGMDELSEEDKLTVDRARKIERFLSQPFFVAEVFTGSPGKYVSLDENIAGFKGILEGKYDHLPEAAFYMVGNIDEALAKAEKLKA
- a CDS encoding MotA/TolQ/ExbB proton channel family protein; amino-acid sequence: MGGIDLFLNYIQRSSFITIIVLTWLSIYFIVSFTILFSRMAGIGAWQKREQNALEALLMGAKNIPNDSSLRKCANGRISREKLNVCISIAEKNATSGLTWLSVIASTSPFIGLFGTVVSILETFSQLGNGGGSSLGIIAPAISEALVATGCGIFVAIPAYTFNLLIKRKAYELMSVIERQADVMIALKKDDEIL